One stretch of Streptomyces sp. R21 DNA includes these proteins:
- a CDS encoding TAXI family TRAP transporter solute-binding subunit, which translates to MFQALPRIGRRGALLGTAATAVVLGLLLWWLLPLGEESPSGTITFSTGTPTGVYQKYGTMLQDEIAKDMPNLDVRLRNSDGSQENVRRVATGQADFTIAAADAVEAYMLRGTRGSDMLRGCARLYDDYVHVVVPRSSSVKSVADLRGKKVAVGPSGSGVRLIADHVLQAAGLDPKQDIVPLPDGIGTMPSLLKQHKIDAFFWSGGLPTSAVQELSQSFKIKLVPIGADLVEKLHQQGGASSFYRAAVMPADAYPKAQLGQAVQTVAVANLLITREDSDPKLTEELTRTVINSRDHIGAVVHAAQLVDLRTAVYTDPLQLHEGARRYYRSVKP; encoded by the coding sequence ATGTTCCAGGCACTCCCCCGTATCGGCCGACGCGGCGCGCTGCTCGGCACGGCGGCCACCGCCGTGGTCCTCGGGCTGCTGCTGTGGTGGCTGCTGCCCCTGGGTGAGGAGTCTCCGAGCGGGACGATCACGTTCAGCACGGGCACCCCGACCGGGGTCTACCAGAAGTACGGCACGATGCTTCAGGACGAGATCGCCAAGGACATGCCGAACCTGGACGTACGGCTGCGGAACAGCGACGGGTCCCAGGAGAACGTCCGGCGGGTGGCCACGGGCCAGGCCGACTTCACCATCGCGGCGGCCGACGCCGTGGAGGCGTACATGCTCCGGGGCACGCGCGGATCGGACATGCTGCGCGGCTGCGCCCGCCTCTACGACGACTACGTGCACGTGGTGGTCCCGCGCTCGTCATCCGTGAAGTCGGTGGCGGACCTGCGGGGCAAGAAGGTCGCAGTCGGACCGAGCGGATCAGGAGTGCGGCTGATCGCGGACCATGTCCTCCAGGCCGCCGGGCTCGATCCGAAGCAGGACATCGTGCCGCTCCCCGACGGGATCGGGACCATGCCCTCGCTGCTCAAGCAGCACAAGATCGATGCCTTCTTCTGGTCGGGCGGTCTGCCGACGAGCGCCGTGCAGGAGCTCTCGCAGAGCTTCAAGATCAAGCTGGTGCCGATCGGCGCCGACCTGGTCGAGAAGCTGCACCAGCAGGGCGGTGCCTCCAGCTTCTACCGGGCCGCCGTGATGCCGGCCGACGCCTATCCCAAGGCGCAGCTGGGCCAGGCCGTACAGACCGTGGCCGTCGCGAACCTGCTGATCACACGAGAGGACTCGGACCCGAAGCTCACCGAGGAGCTCACCCGCACGGTGATCAACAGCCGCGATCACATCGGCGCGGTGGTGCACGCGGCCCAGCTGGTCGACCTGCGGACGGCCGTGTACACCGACCCGCTGCAACTGCACGAAGGGGCACGGCGCTACTACCGCTCGGTCAAGCCGTAG
- a CDS encoding MazG nucleotide pyrophosphohydrolase domain-containing protein, whose amino-acid sequence MQPASASSAPSPASLVREFHRAFGLDVRSAPTEVSAELAAHRGELLAEEAAEVAEVAVTGPLDRLAHELADVVYVAYGTALVHGIDLDAVIAEIHRANMTKLGPDGDVARRADGKVLKGEHYRAPDVSEILRRQGWAAPGA is encoded by the coding sequence ATGCAGCCTGCTTCCGCCTCCTCGGCCCCTTCCCCCGCCTCCCTGGTCCGTGAGTTCCACCGCGCCTTCGGACTCGACGTCCGCAGCGCGCCGACGGAGGTCTCCGCGGAGCTGGCCGCCCACCGCGGTGAGCTGCTCGCCGAGGAGGCGGCGGAAGTCGCCGAGGTGGCGGTGACGGGTCCGCTCGACCGGCTCGCGCACGAGCTGGCGGACGTCGTCTACGTGGCGTACGGCACCGCGCTCGTCCACGGGATCGACCTGGACGCGGTGATCGCCGAGATCCACCGGGCCAACATGACCAAGCTCGGCCCGGACGGCGATGTCGCCCGCCGGGCCGACGGCAAGGTCCTGAAGGGGGAGCACTACCGCGCGCCGGACGTCTCGGAGATCCTTCGCCGCCAGGGCTGGGCGGCCCCTGGGGCCTAG
- a CDS encoding class III extradiol dioxygenase subunit B-like domain-containing protein: protein MLVAAAVCPCPPLLVPEVAAGAAPELDAARAACTDALGVLAASRPDRLIVVGPAEQSGRGPFPQGAPGSFRGFGVDLDVRLGGGERNSMEPERELPPSLAVAAWLLERTGWSDAPVEGLGVGEPLAADRCFQAGEGIAGRAGRVALLVMGDGSACRTLKAPGYLDERAAPFDAALARALGAADVTALKALDAELAYELKVSGRAPWQVLAGAAEGAGLAGALLYEDAPYGVGYLVAAWS, encoded by the coding sequence ATGCTTGTCGCCGCCGCCGTGTGCCCCTGTCCGCCGCTGCTCGTGCCCGAGGTCGCCGCGGGTGCGGCGCCCGAGCTGGACGCCGCCCGCGCGGCCTGCACGGACGCCCTGGGCGTGCTCGCCGCCTCACGCCCGGATCGGCTGATCGTCGTGGGGCCCGCGGAGCAGAGCGGGCGGGGTCCGTTCCCGCAGGGCGCGCCGGGCTCGTTCCGCGGCTTCGGCGTCGATCTCGACGTACGTCTGGGCGGCGGTGAGCGGAACTCGATGGAGCCGGAGCGGGAGCTGCCGCCGTCGCTCGCCGTCGCCGCCTGGCTGCTGGAGCGCACGGGCTGGTCCGACGCGCCCGTCGAAGGCCTCGGTGTGGGCGAGCCCCTCGCTGCGGACCGGTGCTTCCAGGCCGGTGAGGGGATCGCAGGACGGGCCGGGCGGGTGGCCCTGCTGGTGATGGGTGACGGCAGTGCCTGCCGGACGCTCAAGGCGCCGGGGTATCTCGACGAGCGCGCGGCGCCTTTCGACGCGGCGCTCGCGCGGGCGCTGGGCGCGGCGGACGTGACGGCGCTGAAGGCGCTGGACGCCGAGCTGGCCTACGAGCTGAAGGTGTCAGGGCGGGCCCCCTGGCAGGTGCTCGCCGGTGCGGCCGAGGGCGCGGGCCTCGCGGGAGCGCTCCTCTACGAGGACGCGCCGTACGGGGTGGGCTACCTGGTGGCGGCCTGGTCCTGA
- the miaB gene encoding tRNA (N6-isopentenyl adenosine(37)-C2)-methylthiotransferase MiaB, which yields MSSSDRSQAVDVQEPKTYEVRTYGCQMNVHDSERLSGLLEGAGYVRAADGSDGDADVVVFNTCAVRENADNRLYGNLGRLAPMKTKRPGMQIAVGGCLAQKDRDTIVQRAPWVDVVFGTHNIGKLPVLLERARVQEEAQVEIAESLEAFPSTLPTRRESAYAAWVSISVGCNNTCTFCIVPALRGKEKDRRTGDILAEIEALVGEGVSEITLLGQNVNAYGSDIGDREAFSKLLRACGAIEGLERVRFTSPHPRDFTDDVIAAMAETPNVMPQLHMPMQSGSDTVLKAMRRSYRQERYLGIIEKVRAAIPHAAITTDIIVGFPGETEEDFEQTLHAVREARFAQAFTFQYSKRPGTPAATMEGQIPKEVVQARYERLVALQEAISWDENKKQVGRTLELMVAEGEGRKDGATHRLSGRAPDNRLVHFTKPDEEVRPGDVVTVEITYAAPHHLLAEGAVLKVRRTRAGDAWDKRNAAEAAKPAGVMLGLPKIGVPQALPVATGSACGCD from the coding sequence ATGAGCAGCAGCGACCGGAGTCAGGCAGTGGACGTTCAGGAACCCAAGACCTACGAAGTACGCACTTACGGGTGTCAGATGAACGTCCACGACTCCGAGCGATTGTCCGGCCTGCTCGAAGGGGCCGGTTACGTGCGTGCGGCCGACGGTTCGGACGGCGACGCCGATGTCGTCGTCTTCAACACCTGCGCCGTACGGGAGAACGCCGACAACCGCCTCTACGGCAACCTCGGGCGGCTCGCCCCGATGAAGACGAAGCGCCCCGGCATGCAGATCGCGGTCGGTGGCTGTCTCGCTCAGAAGGACCGCGACACCATCGTCCAGCGGGCGCCCTGGGTGGACGTGGTCTTCGGCACGCACAACATCGGCAAGCTGCCCGTCCTGCTGGAGCGCGCTCGCGTGCAGGAAGAGGCGCAGGTCGAGATCGCCGAATCTCTCGAAGCGTTCCCCTCGACGCTGCCGACCCGTCGCGAGAGCGCGTACGCGGCCTGGGTGTCGATCTCCGTCGGCTGCAACAACACCTGCACGTTCTGCATCGTGCCGGCGCTGCGCGGCAAGGAGAAGGACCGCAGGACCGGCGACATCCTCGCGGAGATCGAGGCGCTGGTCGGCGAGGGCGTCTCCGAGATCACGCTGCTCGGGCAGAACGTCAACGCTTACGGGAGCGACATCGGCGACCGTGAGGCGTTCAGCAAGCTGCTGCGGGCCTGCGGCGCGATCGAGGGTCTGGAGCGCGTCCGCTTCACGTCCCCGCACCCGCGCGACTTCACGGACGACGTGATCGCCGCGATGGCCGAGACGCCGAACGTGATGCCGCAGCTGCACATGCCGATGCAGTCCGGCTCGGACACCGTCCTGAAGGCGATGCGCCGCTCGTACCGGCAGGAACGGTACCTCGGGATCATCGAGAAGGTCCGTGCCGCGATCCCGCACGCGGCGATCACCACCGACATCATCGTGGGCTTCCCCGGCGAGACCGAGGAGGACTTCGAGCAGACCCTCCACGCGGTCCGCGAGGCCCGCTTCGCCCAGGCGTTCACGTTCCAGTACTCCAAGCGCCCCGGAACCCCCGCGGCCACCATGGAGGGGCAGATCCCCAAGGAGGTCGTCCAGGCGCGCTACGAGCGTCTCGTCGCCCTCCAGGAGGCGATCTCCTGGGACGAGAACAAGAAGCAGGTCGGCCGCACCCTGGAGCTGATGGTCGCCGAGGGCGAGGGCCGCAAGGACGGCGCCACCCACCGCCTCTCCGGCCGCGCCCCCGACAACCGCCTGGTGCACTTCACGAAGCCGGACGAGGAGGTCCGCCCCGGCGACGTGGTCACCGTCGAGATCACGTACGCCGCCCCGCACCACCTGCTCGCCGAAGGCGCCGTCCTGAAGGTGCGCCGCACGCGCGCGGGGGACGCCTGGGACAAGCGCAACGCCGCCGAGGCCGCGAAGCCGGCGGGTGTGATGCTGGGCCTGCCGAAGATCGGCGTTCCGCAGGCGCTGCCGGTCGCGACGGGCAGCGCCTGCGGCTGCGACTGA
- a CDS encoding antitoxin produces MGLLDNLKAKLAPAKGKVSHLAQQHGGKIEHGLDKAAKVVDEKTKGKYSDKIQTGTGKAKHAMDRLAHKEDGGTTPPTDVPPSPPAS; encoded by the coding sequence ATGGGTCTCCTGGACAATCTGAAAGCCAAGCTGGCCCCGGCCAAGGGCAAGGTCTCACACCTCGCGCAGCAGCACGGGGGCAAGATCGAGCACGGTCTCGACAAGGCCGCCAAGGTGGTCGACGAGAAGACCAAGGGCAAGTACAGCGACAAGATCCAGACGGGCACGGGCAAGGCCAAGCACGCCATGGACCGCCTCGCGCACAAGGAGGACGGCGGCACCACGCCTCCCACGGACGTACCCCCGTCGCCTCCGGCTTCCTGA